In the genome of Solidesulfovibrio fructosivorans JJ], the window GGGTCGTGACCTGCCCCATGTTGCCGAAGATGAGCTCCGGCTTGGTCCCGGAGGACTTCTCATAGGCGGCGGCCAGGTCGGTGACGAGTTTTTTGTAGCCCGCGCCGGCGGCGATGGTCAAAGGCCCGGCCAGGGCCTGACCGGCCATGAGAAGCACCAAAGCGCATGTCCAAAGAATTCGCAGCATCACATTCCCTCCTCGCAGCAATGTTGGGGGTTTTCCCGGGGCCGGGCCATGGCGGGGGAAGGCGCGCCGAAACGCGCGAAAAGCGCCTCGCGCTCCTCCCGATACTGGCACAGCTGGGTGCTGAACCAGCCCGGGTCGATGGCCCCCCGGTTGATGGTCACGACCTGGTCGCCGAGAATCGCCGCCTCGGCCAGATCGTGGGTCACGTGCACGATGGGGATGGCGAACCGATCCCGAACATCCAGGAGTTCATGACGCAACGTCACGCGGGTGGCGGCGTCCAGGGCGGAAAAGGGTTCGTCGAGAAGGAGCGCCTTTGGCCGCCGGGCCAGCGCCTGGCACAGCGCGCCACGCTGGCGCTCGCCGCCGGACATGGTCCCGGGATGAGCGTCCTTCAAATGGGCGATGCCGAAAAGCTCGAGCAACTCCTCGGCAAAAGCCGTATCCGTGGTGGCGTAGGAGACGTTCTCAGCCAGGGTCATGTGGGGAAAAAGCGAATATTCCTGGAAAACAAGTCCGATCCCGCGCTGCCTGGGCTTGACGCGGATGCCTTTGACCGTATCGCGCCACACATCGCCGTCGAGCCCCACCTGCCCCTCGTCCGGGTCGTCCAAGCCGGCGAGAAGGCGCAAAATCGTGGTTTTGCCCGACCCCGAAGGCCCGGTCAGCACCAGAATGCCGCCGGGAGGACAGGAGATCTCCACGTCCAGGGTGAAATGGGGCAGCTTCTTCGTCAGGCGCGCAAGCAACGTCATTGCGCTTTTGCCTCCCCGTTTTTCTTGTCCACGATGGTGGCCAGCACCCTGGCCAGCTCCACGGGCACCGTGATTTGCGGGCAATGGCCGCTGTCGATGGAATGCATGGCAAACCCGAGGAATTTGGCCCGGTCGGCCATGGCCACAAACATGGGATTGGGATTTTTGGCGCAACGCACATAGTGGCGCTTTACCGGAAAGACCAGTTCGCCGACCGCCGCGTCGGTGAAGGCGGCCATCGGGAACGGGGCCACACGGGCCATGAACCAAGCCTCATCGGGCGCTCCGGCCACCCCGAACATCCCCGCCTCCCACGGCGAAACCAGCCAGCCGTCGGTCAGCTTCGATTGGAGCATGGCCTGAAAGGGTTCGCCGCCAACACCGGCGAAAGACTTGCCCGGCTGGGGAATGATGCCCTCCACGTAAATGGTCCCGGACAACCGGCCCATGATCGCGGCCATGGCCCCGGCGCCGACGATGCCGGAATAGCTGTGGGCGACAAGGTAAACGTCGGCAAGGTCCTCCATCTCGAAAAACTGCGTCAGGTCGCGCACGTAGGCCTCAAGCCCCAAGCCCTTGTCCATGGTGTGGCGGTGAAAGCCGCATCCGGACAATGTGGGCGCATACGCCCGGTGCCCCATGGGGAAAAGCGCCTCGGCGGTCCGCTTCCAGACCCAGCCGCCCTGAAACGCGCCGTGCACGCAAACGAACGTGGCCATGCTCCCTCCTTTGCCGACATCGGCGTTCCAGGCCGACCGCCAGACGCCATGCCGGGCATGCTACAGTAAAAGAAAGTAAAATCCAGCATCACTCTTTTTTTTATCCTCGTGACACTACTACTTTCCAAACTAAGTGTCACGATAGAAATATTTTTCGTGACTCTTCAAAATGAACCCTTGACGATGCGAACGTCATACCGCATCACTGCATCAGTATCACGCCGCAAAAAGTATTCGTGATAGAGACGCTGTATTCTTTACAACATAAGAAATGTCGGCTATCCCATCAAAGCATGAGTACCGTCGAAGAAAGCATCCTTGAAAGAGTATCCTGTCTCGACGTCCTGGCCCTGGAACGCCTGCGGGACCACGCCGAAGCCATGCTGGCCCAGAAATCCGATCGGCCGACGCACAGGCGGCAGCATGGATCCCTGGGGCCCTGCCAAGCGGCGTTGTTCAAGGTTCCAAGCGACATCCGGCATCTGGAAACCGATGAGATCGAGCGCCTGACCGTCGCCTTCGACGAATGGCGCGACACGGCCCGCACGGCCCCCATTCGCCGGGCCCGCGACCGCATGCGGCTGGTCTACCTGATGTTGCGCCACAGCGGCGGCAAGCTCGGGGAAGTGCTGGCGCTCAACGAGCGCACGGACATCGACATGGCCCAGTCGACCGTGAGCTTCGGCGGCGCCGACCCCAATGAGTCCCCGCGCAAGGTGGTGGTGCCCAAGTCGCTGATCGAGGAAGTGCTACGCTTCGCCGCGAGCCCGGCCAACCGGGGAATTCGCGGGGAACTTTTCCGCCTCGACCCCGGGTTCGTGCGCCGCAAGCTCTACGAGCAGGCGC includes:
- a CDS encoding ATP-binding cassette domain-containing protein, whose translation is MTLLARLTKKLPHFTLDVEISCPPGGILVLTGPSGSGKTTILRLLAGLDDPDEGQVGLDGDVWRDTVKGIRVKPRQRGIGLVFQEYSLFPHMTLAENVSYATTDTAFAEELLELFGIAHLKDAHPGTMSGGERQRGALCQALARRPKALLLDEPFSALDAATRVTLRHELLDVRDRFAIPIVHVTHDLAEAAILGDQVVTINRGAIDPGWFSTQLCQYREEREALFARFGAPSPAMARPRENPQHCCEEGM
- a CDS encoding alpha/beta fold hydrolase, with the protein product MATFVCVHGAFQGGWVWKRTAEALFPMGHRAYAPTLSGCGFHRHTMDKGLGLEAYVRDLTQFFEMEDLADVYLVAHSYSGIVGAGAMAAIMGRLSGTIYVEGIIPQPGKSFAGVGGEPFQAMLQSKLTDGWLVSPWEAGMFGVAGAPDEAWFMARVAPFPMAAFTDAAVGELVFPVKRHYVRCAKNPNPMFVAMADRAKFLGFAMHSIDSGHCPQITVPVELARVLATIVDKKNGEAKAQ